GCAGTAAAGACCCTTGCTACCACACCGAGACTACCAGGACCAGCAATTAACTCTGCAAGCCTTAAACCTACATATCCTCCCATCATAGCACTTGGAAAAAACCCAAGAAGCACAAACAAAATCAAACCTGCCCCTGTCCCAATGTAAACAGCCTTCTTGGAATTGATCTTTGCTAACATAATCCCACCTCCCCTTTTATTTTTTAATCCTTGTTCCCTCTCATTCAACCCTTTCATCTCTTTCTCCTCCTCTTCTTTCTGTATAAAGATTATATCAAAAAACATGCCTGATTCTAAAAAAGGATTTTACTAAGTCCGGAGAAATATTTTTGGCAGGATTGCAAAAAATGAACTCAAATTAAAAGTTTTTTTTTCGCTTTTGCAAAAATTTCTATCAAAGAGAGAGGCTCTTAACTTAAATATAGATTTTTAAAATTCTAAAGACCTCTAAGGGATTTGCTATTCCTTGGATCCCTCTTAAAAATTTTAGAATAGAGAAGCCCCCCTTTAGGGGTATTATCTGGATTAGATTTTTATCCCTTAGTTCTTCAATTTTTACTGTAGAGGCATCCTCCTTTAATGGTTCAAAATTTAGATTTTTTTTGAGTTCAAGCAAATAAGTTACTCCTCTTTCTGGTATTAAAGGTTTAGAAAAACCTTTTCCTTTAACTTTTACAATTTTAAGCCCCCTGTAAATTTCTCTTCCCAAAAGAAGTTTTTCATCAAAATCTTCCCTGAAGGCTATACCGAGAAATTCTCCTTCCACCTCAATTCCAACAGAAGTTGCCTCGCTACAAACAAATTTAGGCCTTGGATTAAACCCCTGGGTATAGGCAAGGGAAAAACCCTCTCTTCTCAAATATAACTCAAAGAGCCTCAAGACCTCAAGCTGGGAAAGGAATTTGGCAGGCCCCTTTTTATCAAAATATATCTCATACCAGACCTCCTTTTGTAGAGATAAAGTTTTTAGAGATTTTTTGATCCCTTTATCCTGGCTTTCTTCTACCTGAGACTCTCTGGCAAGATAGTTTTTGATTTTACCTTTACAGACCCCGCATTTTACACAGGGTTCAAACCGGCAATCTGAGGTATATTTACCCTCGTAAGCCCTTTTTCTCTCTTTTAAAAGGAATTCTTTTTTAACCCCCAGATCTATGTGCTCCCAGGGAAGAGGCTTTAGAGGATCTCTTTCAGATAGATAATCTCTAAGCTCAAGTCCAAGCTCTCTTGCCGTTTCTTCCCAGAGAGTATAATCAAAAAACTCTTTCCAGGAATCAAGACGGGCACCCTTTTTATAGACTGATTGGAGATAGGAGAAGAGTTCTTGCCCGGATCTGGCTATAACCCCCTCAAGTAGACTCTGTTTGGGATTATGGGCTTTAAATTTATCTCTTAGTTTATCCTTAAGAACTTTTACCTTTGCAAAGGCTTCCTCTAAGGTGATTTGTCTTTCCCATTGAAAAGGAGTATGAGGCTTAGGGATAAAAATTGAGGCTGAAAAAAGTATTTCTCCCCCTTTGAAACTTTTTTTAAGCTCGGAATAAAGCTTTGTCATTTCCCAGAGATCTTCTTCAGTTTCCGTAGGAAGCCCGAGCATAAAGTAAAGCTTTAATCTTTTAAAACCATGTATTTTAGCAAGCTCCACATCCCTGAAGAGGGCATCCATATCAATGTTTTTATTGATAACCCTTCTCAATCTCTCTGAGGCTGCTTCAACTGCTATGGTTAAAGTGCTTGTCCTCCCTTTTTTAAGAAAATTTAGTATCTTAGGAGTTAAACTTCCCACTCTCAAGGAGGGCAAACTAAAGACAAATTCCTTAAATTCAGAAGAATAAAATTCCTTTTCTAATAGATCTACGAGTTCTTCAAGACAGGAGTAATCCCCCGCAGAGAGAGACATAAGAGAGGCCTCACGATAGCCTGTTAAGTTAAAGGCCCTTTTAGCCTCCTCAAGGATCTCCTGAGGGGATTTTTCTCTTACAGGTCTATAATAAAAACCTGCCTCACAGAAACGGCAGGATCGTGTGCATCCCCTTGAAATCTCTAAGGATACTCGGTCATGGGCAAGAGGAATCACAGGAATGGAATAGTGCATAGGCAGAGAGCCCTTAGGAATAAAGAGTCTTCTTTTTACCTTATTTTTCAGTAAGGGAACATAAAGGCCTTCTATTTTTGTTAATTCCACATAAAGCTCACTCTTGATTAAAGAACCTGTTTTCCAGTTCTCAAGGAGCTTGAGAACCTCAAGAATAACCTCTTCAGCATCACCAATCACTATGACATCAAAGAGCTCAGCTATGGGTTCGGGATTTCCACAGCAAGGGCCTCCTCCTATAATCAAAGGGTAACCTTTTTCTCTTTCTTCAGCTTTAAATGGAATTCCTGAAAGTTCAAGGATCTGAAAAAGATTAGTAACAAGGAGTTCATAGGGATAACTTATACCCAAAACATCAAATTCCCTAAGGGGCCTTTTATAATTGAGGCTAAGAAGAGGAATATTTCTCTCCTTCAGGGCTTTTTCCATATCCGGGTATACCGCAAAAACAAAATCACAAAGATACCTATCAGAGGCATTAATAATTCCAGCCAAAATATTTATTCCAAGGTGAGATCTGCCAACTTCGTATAGATCAGGATATCCAAGACAGACTTTAAGATCAGCCCTTTCCCAATCTTTATAGGGAAAATGAGGTTCCCTTCCTAAGTAGCGGGAGGGCTTTTGAAGGGTGATTAAAATCTCCTCTGGATAATCTTTTATCATCCATTAAATTTTAATACATGTTTTATTATTTAGGAGTAGATTTGGGGGGCGGTAGTAATACCTGGGCAGTGGCTTTAAAAAAGCTACCCAAAAGGGGGCTCCTTCTTGAAAATGTCCTTTCCTTTAATGAGACAGAGCTAAAAAATGTCACATCTGAAGAAATTTTTGCCTTTGTAA
This window of the Caldimicrobium thiodismutans genome carries:
- a CDS encoding TIGR03936 family radical SAM-associated protein, giving the protein MIKDYPEEILITLQKPSRYLGREPHFPYKDWERADLKVCLGYPDLYEVGRSHLGINILAGIINASDRYLCDFVFAVYPDMEKALKERNIPLLSLNYKRPLREFDVLGISYPYELLVTNLFQILELSGIPFKAEEREKGYPLIIGGGPCCGNPEPIAELFDVIVIGDAEEVILEVLKLLENWKTGSLIKSELYVELTKIEGLYVPLLKNKVKRRLFIPKGSLPMHYSIPVIPLAHDRVSLEISRGCTRSCRFCEAGFYYRPVREKSPQEILEEAKRAFNLTGYREASLMSLSAGDYSCLEELVDLLEKEFYSSEFKEFVFSLPSLRVGSLTPKILNFLKKGRTSTLTIAVEAASERLRRVINKNIDMDALFRDVELAKIHGFKRLKLYFMLGLPTETEEDLWEMTKLYSELKKSFKGGEILFSASIFIPKPHTPFQWERQITLEEAFAKVKVLKDKLRDKFKAHNPKQSLLEGVIARSGQELFSYLQSVYKKGARLDSWKEFFDYTLWEETARELGLELRDYLSERDPLKPLPWEHIDLGVKKEFLLKERKRAYEGKYTSDCRFEPCVKCGVCKGKIKNYLARESQVEESQDKGIKKSLKTLSLQKEVWYEIYFDKKGPAKFLSQLEVLRLFELYLRREGFSLAYTQGFNPRPKFVCSEATSVGIEVEGEFLGIAFREDFDEKLLLGREIYRGLKIVKVKGKGFSKPLIPERGVTYLLELKKNLNFEPLKEDASTVKIEELRDKNLIQIIPLKGGFSILKFLRGIQGIANPLEVFRILKIYI